A stretch of the Haloarcula ordinaria genome encodes the following:
- a CDS encoding F0F1 ATP synthase subunit C, with product MIESIAPVVNAVLQGSSAPAIPPAAGAALAVGLAALGAGIAERGIGAAAVGAVAEDESMFGRGLILTVLPETLVILALVVVFVV from the coding sequence ATGATTGAATCCATCGCACCCGTTGTCAACGCTGTACTGCAGGGATCGAGCGCACCAGCAATTCCGCCGGCTGCCGGCGCGGCACTCGCCGTCGGTCTCGCCGCTCTCGGCGCCGGTATCGCCGAGCGTGGTATCGGCGCCGCTGCGGTCGGTGCCGTCGCCGAAGACGAGAGCATGTTCGGGCGTGGCCTCATTCTGACGGTCCTCCCGGAGACACTCGTCATCCTCGCGCTGGTCGTCGTCTTCGTCGTCTAA
- a CDS encoding V-type ATP synthase subunit E, with translation MSLETVVEDIRDEARARADEIRGEADERAQEIIDEAEADAEQIRADREAEVDREISQEREQRLSSAKLQAKQARLGARRDVLEDVRADVEAALADLGGDRREELTRALLDAAVAEFDDGDLAVYGRADDQDLLEDVLTDYDGATFAGERDCLGGVVVESESSRVRVNNTFDSLLETVWEDNLRDISDRLFDAQ, from the coding sequence ATGAGCCTTGAAACAGTCGTAGAGGACATTCGAGACGAAGCCCGCGCGCGTGCAGACGAGATTCGCGGGGAGGCCGACGAGCGCGCCCAGGAGATCATCGACGAGGCCGAGGCCGACGCAGAGCAGATCCGAGCGGACCGCGAGGCCGAGGTCGACCGCGAGATCTCCCAGGAGCGCGAACAGCGGCTCTCCTCGGCGAAACTGCAGGCGAAGCAGGCCCGACTCGGCGCCCGTCGGGACGTCCTCGAGGACGTCCGCGCCGACGTCGAGGCGGCACTCGCCGACCTCGGCGGCGACCGTCGCGAAGAGCTGACCCGGGCGCTCCTGGACGCCGCCGTCGCGGAGTTCGACGACGGCGACCTGGCCGTCTACGGCCGGGCCGACGACCAGGACCTGCTCGAAGACGTCCTCACAGACTACGACGGAGCAACGTTCGCCGGAGAGCGAGACTGCCTCGGTGGTGTCGTCGTCGAGAGTGAGTCCTCCCGAGTCCGCGTGAACAACACGTTCGACTCGCTGCTGGAGACCGTCTGGGAGGACAACCTGCGAGACATCAGCGACCGCCTCTTCGACGCACAATGA
- a CDS encoding V-type ATP synthase subunit C, translated as MSSRTDAKRGQGSNYEYVVARVRSRRASLFDDDDYRKLVRMGTGEIARFMEETEYETEMNALGARYSGIDLVEYALNRNLAKHFDDLLDWTEGQLYDYVARYLRKFDAWNIKTIIRGIYSGATQTEVEDDLIDAGEFDDKLLDQLLAAESIEEVVELLEPTIFGDAVEEAFSEFEESGVLVPVENAVDRSFYEMLLSGLPTGPEVDSPTGLYIEFLQAEVDFRNLRNALRLARSGADMDPAEYYIEGGRLFKERQLAQLATDTDQLVNAVRESPYGDDLEDALETLEDAENLIDFERALDVALLEYAEQLSNRYPLSVCPVLSYILSKEREVDNIRAISRGREAGLEADEIEQELVIL; from the coding sequence ATGAGTTCGCGAACGGACGCAAAGCGCGGTCAAGGAAGCAACTACGAGTACGTCGTCGCTCGCGTTCGGTCGCGTCGAGCGTCGCTGTTCGACGACGACGACTACCGGAAGCTGGTCCGCATGGGGACGGGCGAGATCGCCCGCTTCATGGAAGAGACCGAGTACGAGACCGAGATGAACGCCCTCGGCGCTCGATACAGCGGTATCGACCTCGTCGAGTACGCGCTCAACCGCAACCTGGCGAAGCACTTCGACGACCTGCTGGACTGGACCGAAGGGCAGCTGTACGACTACGTCGCCCGGTACCTCCGGAAGTTCGACGCCTGGAACATCAAGACGATAATCCGGGGCATCTACTCCGGGGCGACCCAGACCGAGGTCGAGGACGACCTCATCGACGCCGGGGAGTTCGACGACAAACTGCTGGACCAGCTGCTCGCAGCGGAGAGCATCGAGGAAGTGGTCGAGCTGCTCGAGCCCACTATCTTCGGTGACGCCGTGGAAGAAGCCTTCAGCGAGTTCGAGGAGAGCGGCGTCCTCGTCCCCGTCGAGAACGCCGTCGACCGCTCGTTCTACGAGATGCTGCTGTCGGGCCTCCCGACCGGCCCGGAGGTCGACAGTCCGACCGGACTGTACATCGAGTTCCTCCAGGCCGAGGTCGACTTCCGGAACCTCCGGAACGCGCTCCGGCTGGCGCGAAGCGGGGCCGACATGGACCCGGCGGAGTACTACATCGAGGGTGGTCGGCTGTTCAAGGAGCGCCAGCTCGCACAGCTGGCGACCGACACCGACCAGCTGGTCAACGCCGTCCGGGAGAGCCCGTACGGTGACGACTTAGAGGACGCACTGGAGACACTGGAGGACGCCGAGAACCTCATCGACTTCGAGCGCGCGCTCGACGTCGCGCTCCTCGAGTACGCGGAACAGCTCTCGAACCGCTATCCACTGTCGGTCTGTCCGGTCCTCTCGTACATCCTCTCGAAGGAGCGAGAGGTCGACAACATCCGCGCCATCTCGCGCGGTCGCGAGGCGGGGCTGGAGGCGGACGAAATCGAACAGGAACTGGTGATACTATGA
- a CDS encoding V-type ATP synthase subunit F produces MSQEIAVIGSPEFTTGFRLAGVRKFADIPNEEKDEQLDDAVEEMLTDDDVGIVVMHDDDMERLSRGVRKDAETSVEPVLVTLGASGAGSGGLREQIKRAIGIDLMDEE; encoded by the coding sequence ATGAGCCAGGAAATCGCCGTAATCGGGAGCCCGGAGTTCACGACGGGGTTCCGACTGGCGGGTGTCCGCAAGTTCGCGGACATCCCCAACGAGGAGAAAGACGAACAGCTGGACGACGCCGTCGAGGAGATGCTCACGGACGACGACGTCGGCATCGTCGTGATGCACGACGACGACATGGAGCGTCTCTCCCGTGGCGTCCGGAAGGACGCCGAGACGAGCGTCGAACCAGTGCTGGTGACGCTCGGCGCGAGCGGCGCCGGGAGCGGCGGTCTGCGTGAACAGATCAAACGAGCCATCGGAATCGACCTGATGGACGAAGAGTAA
- a CDS encoding ATP synthase subunit A: MSQATETDVREDGIIESVSGPVVSARDLDARMNDVVYVGTEGLMGEVIEIEGNITTIQVYEETSGVSPGEPVEGTGSPLSVDLGPGMLDAIYDGVQRPLDVLEEKMGSPYLDRGVDAPGIDLEKTWEFEPEVTAGDEVEAGDIVGTVPETPSIDHKVMVPPDYEGGEVVSAESGSFNVEETVVELDNGEEISMRQEWPVRSQRPADEKQTPTTPLVSGQRILDGLFPIAKGGTAAIPGPFGSGKTVTQHQLAKWADADIVVYVGCGERGNEMTEVIEDFPELEDPITGNALMDRTCLIANTSNMPVAARESCVYTGITIAEYFRDMGYDVALMADSTSRWAEAMREISSRLEEMPGEEGYPAYLSARLSEFYERAGYFHNINDTEGSVSVIGAVSPPGGDFSEPVTQNTLRIVKTFWALDADLAERRHFPSINWNESYSLYRDQLDDWFVENVREEWPETRQWAIDVLDEEAELQEIVQLVGKDALPEDQQLTLEVARYLREAWLQQNAFHPVDTYCEPEKTYRIVNGIKTFNDEAFDALEAGVPVEEITDIDAAPRLNRIGVQEDYGEYVDDLEEDIAAELQEKY, translated from the coding sequence ATGAGTCAAGCAACAGAAACAGACGTCCGCGAGGACGGCATCATCGAAAGCGTCTCGGGACCGGTCGTATCGGCTCGGGACCTCGACGCCCGGATGAACGACGTCGTGTACGTCGGTACGGAAGGGCTGATGGGCGAGGTCATCGAGATTGAAGGTAACATCACCACCATCCAGGTGTACGAGGAGACCTCGGGGGTCTCCCCGGGCGAACCCGTCGAAGGGACGGGCTCGCCGCTCTCCGTGGACCTCGGGCCGGGTATGCTCGACGCCATCTACGACGGCGTCCAGCGCCCGCTCGACGTCCTCGAGGAGAAGATGGGGTCCCCGTACCTCGACCGTGGTGTCGACGCACCCGGTATCGACCTGGAGAAGACCTGGGAGTTCGAACCCGAGGTCACCGCAGGTGACGAGGTCGAGGCCGGCGACATCGTCGGCACCGTCCCGGAGACACCCAGCATCGACCACAAAGTGATGGTCCCGCCCGACTACGAGGGCGGCGAGGTCGTCTCGGCCGAGTCCGGCTCGTTCAACGTCGAGGAGACGGTCGTCGAGCTGGACAACGGCGAAGAGATCTCGATGCGCCAGGAGTGGCCCGTCCGCAGTCAGCGACCGGCCGACGAGAAACAGACCCCGACCACGCCGCTCGTGTCGGGTCAGCGCATCCTCGACGGCCTGTTCCCCATCGCGAAGGGCGGGACGGCCGCGATTCCCGGTCCGTTCGGGTCGGGCAAGACGGTCACCCAGCACCAGCTCGCGAAATGGGCCGACGCGGACATCGTCGTCTACGTCGGCTGTGGCGAGCGTGGCAACGAGATGACGGAGGTCATCGAGGACTTCCCGGAACTCGAAGACCCCATCACGGGCAACGCCCTGATGGACCGGACCTGCCTCATCGCGAACACGTCGAACATGCCCGTGGCGGCGCGTGAATCCTGCGTCTACACCGGCATCACCATCGCGGAGTACTTCCGCGACATGGGGTACGACGTCGCACTGATGGCCGACTCCACCTCCCGGTGGGCCGAGGCCATGCGTGAGATCTCGTCGCGACTGGAAGAGATGCCCGGCGAGGAGGGGTACCCCGCGTACCTCTCGGCACGCCTCAGTGAGTTCTACGAGCGCGCCGGCTACTTCCACAACATCAACGACACCGAGGGGTCCGTCTCGGTCATCGGCGCCGTCTCCCCGCCCGGCGGGGACTTCTCGGAGCCGGTCACCCAGAACACGCTTCGTATCGTCAAGACGTTCTGGGCGCTGGACGCCGACCTCGCCGAACGTCGGCACTTCCCCTCTATCAACTGGAACGAGTCGTACTCGCTGTACCGCGACCAGCTCGACGACTGGTTCGTCGAGAACGTCCGCGAGGAGTGGCCCGAGACGCGACAGTGGGCCATCGACGTGCTCGACGAGGAAGCGGAACTGCAGGAGATTGTCCAGCTCGTCGGGAAGGACGCCCTGCCGGAGGACCAGCAGCTCACGCTCGAGGTCGCTCGATACCTGCGTGAGGCCTGGCTCCAGCAGAACGCGTTCCACCCCGTCGACACCTACTGCGAGCCCGAGAAGACCTACCGCATCGTGAACGGTATCAAGACGTTCAACGACGAGGCCTTCGACGCGCTCGAAGCCGGCGTCCCCGTCGAGGAGATCACCGACATCGACGCCGCGCCGCGGCTCAACCGTATCGGCGTCCAGGAAGACTACGGCGAGTACGTCGACGACCTGGAAGAGGACATCGCCGCGGAACTCCAGGAGAAGTACTAA
- a CDS encoding ATP synthase subunit B — MKEYQTITEISGPLVFVETDEPVGYDEIVEIETSDGETRRGQVLESTSDYVAIQVFEGTSGIDRKASVRFLGETMKMPVTEDLLGRVMDGTGQPIDGGPEIVPDERQDIVGAAINPFSREYPEEFIQTGVSAIDGMNTLVRGQKLPIFSASGLPHNDLALQIARQATVPEEEEGEGDEEGSEFAVIFGAMGITAEEANEFMDDFERTGALERSVVFMNLADDPAVERTITPRLALTTAEYLAFEKDYHVLVILTDMTNYCEALREIGAAREEVPGRRGYPGYMYTDLAQLYERAGRIQGRDGSVTQLPILTMPGDDDTHPIPDLTGYITEGQIYIDRDLNSQGITPPINVLPSLSRLMDDGIGEGLTRGDHADVKDQLFAAYAEGEDLRDLVNIVGREALSDLDNKYLDFADRFEEEFVDQGTETSRSIDETLELGWDLLSMLPKEALNRIDEELIEENYREDEDAEVEAVEAEA, encoded by the coding sequence ATGAAAGAGTACCAGACAATCACGGAAATCAGCGGACCGCTGGTCTTCGTCGAGACCGACGAGCCCGTCGGCTACGACGAGATCGTCGAGATCGAGACGAGCGACGGCGAGACCCGCCGTGGCCAGGTGCTGGAGTCGACCAGCGACTACGTCGCCATCCAGGTGTTCGAGGGGACCTCGGGCATCGACCGGAAGGCGTCCGTTCGCTTCCTCGGCGAGACCATGAAGATGCCCGTCACCGAGGACCTGCTGGGGCGGGTCATGGACGGGACCGGCCAGCCCATCGACGGCGGCCCGGAGATCGTCCCCGACGAGCGACAGGACATCGTCGGCGCGGCCATCAACCCCTTCTCGCGGGAGTACCCCGAGGAGTTCATCCAGACTGGGGTCTCGGCCATCGACGGCATGAACACCCTGGTCCGCGGCCAGAAGCTCCCGATCTTCTCGGCGTCCGGCCTGCCCCACAACGACCTGGCGCTGCAGATCGCGCGACAGGCGACCGTGCCGGAAGAAGAGGAGGGTGAGGGCGACGAAGAGGGCTCGGAGTTCGCCGTCATCTTCGGCGCGATGGGAATCACGGCCGAAGAGGCAAACGAGTTCATGGACGACTTCGAGCGGACCGGCGCACTCGAGCGCTCCGTGGTCTTCATGAACCTCGCGGACGACCCTGCCGTCGAGCGGACCATCACGCCGCGACTCGCGCTCACCACGGCCGAGTACCTGGCCTTCGAGAAGGACTACCACGTGCTGGTCATCCTCACTGACATGACCAACTACTGTGAGGCACTCCGAGAGATCGGTGCCGCACGTGAGGAGGTTCCGGGCCGGCGTGGCTACCCCGGCTACATGTACACCGACCTGGCCCAGCTCTACGAGCGCGCCGGTCGAATTCAGGGCCGCGATGGCTCTGTGACCCAGCTGCCCATCCTCACGATGCCGGGTGACGACGACACGCACCCGATTCCGGACCTCACCGGCTACATCACCGAGGGGCAGATCTACATCGACCGCGACCTGAACAGCCAGGGCATCACGCCGCCGATCAACGTCCTGCCGTCGCTGTCACGGCTGATGGACGACGGTATCGGCGAGGGCCTGACCCGTGGCGACCACGCCGACGTCAAGGACCAGCTGTTCGCCGCGTACGCCGAGGGTGAGGACCTGCGGGACCTCGTGAACATCGTCGGTCGCGAGGCGCTGTCGGACCTGGACAACAAGTACCTCGACTTCGCCGACCGCTTCGAGGAGGAGTTCGTCGATCAGGGGACGGAAACGTCCCGCAGTATCGACGAGACACTCGAACTCGGCTGGGACCTGCTCTCGATGCTCCCCAAGGAAGCGCTCAACCGCATCGACGAGGAGCTCATCGAAGAGAACTACCGCGAAGACGAGGACGCCGAGGTCGAAGCGGTCGAAGCCGAGGCCTGA
- a CDS encoding bacteriorhodopsin: MPQPGSESIWLWLGTAGMFLGMLYFIGRGWGETDDRRQKFYIATILITAIAFVNYLAMALGFGLTIIELPGDPEVPIYWARYTDWLFTTPLLLYDLGLLAGADRNTIASLVSLDVLMIGTGVVATLSAGSGVLAAGAERLVWWGISTAFLLVLLYFLFSSLSGRVSDLPSDTQQTFKTLRNLVTVVWLIYPVWWLVGTEGLGLVNLGIETAGFMVIDLVAKVGFGFILLRSHSVLDGAAQSTTGAAPADD; this comes from the coding sequence ATGCCACAACCAGGAAGTGAATCGATTTGGCTTTGGCTCGGCACTGCCGGGATGTTCCTCGGTATGCTATACTTCATCGGTCGCGGTTGGGGAGAGACCGATGACCGTCGCCAGAAGTTCTACATCGCGACGATACTGATAACGGCGATCGCGTTCGTCAACTATCTCGCGATGGCACTGGGCTTCGGGCTGACGATAATAGAGTTACCAGGGGATCCGGAGGTGCCCATCTACTGGGCACGGTACACCGACTGGCTGTTCACGACGCCCCTGTTGCTGTACGACCTCGGGCTGCTCGCCGGTGCTGACCGCAACACCATCGCGTCGCTCGTGAGCCTCGACGTGCTCATGATCGGGACGGGTGTCGTCGCGACGCTCAGCGCGGGGAGCGGCGTCCTCGCCGCCGGCGCGGAGCGACTCGTCTGGTGGGGCATCAGCACGGCGTTCCTGCTCGTGCTGCTGTACTTCCTGTTCAGCTCGCTGTCCGGGCGCGTCTCGGACTTGCCGAGCGACACGCAACAGACGTTCAAGACGCTACGGAACCTCGTGACGGTAGTCTGGCTCATCTACCCGGTCTGGTGGCTGGTCGGGACCGAGGGACTCGGTCTCGTCAACCTCGGCATCGAGACGGCCGGCTTCATGGTCATCGACCTCGTCGCGAAGGTCGGATTCGGGTTCATCCTGCTCCGTAGCCACAGCGTGCTCGACGGTGCGGCCCAGTCGACGACCGGCGCTGCCCCGGCCGACGACTGA
- a CDS encoding V-type ATP synthase subunit D produces the protein MAKDVKPTRKNLMQIEDRIELSERGHDTLEKKRDGLIMEFMDILDQAQDVRNDLDDDYERAQRAINMARAMEGDVAVRGAAAALKEHPELTTQSKNIMGVVVPQIESSKVKKSLDERGYGVMGTSARIDEAAEAYEELLETIILAAEVETAMKKMLEEIETTKRRVNALEFKLLPDLYDNQEYIEQKLEEQEREEIFRMKKIKAKKEAEEDAIAAEEAAEEEVEAVTADD, from the coding sequence ATGGCGAAGGACGTCAAACCCACGCGGAAGAACTTGATGCAGATCGAGGACCGCATCGAGCTCTCCGAGCGTGGGCACGACACGCTGGAGAAGAAGCGTGACGGCCTCATCATGGAGTTCATGGACATCCTGGACCAGGCACAGGACGTCCGGAACGACCTGGACGACGACTACGAGCGCGCCCAGCGAGCCATCAACATGGCCCGGGCGATGGAAGGCGACGTCGCCGTCCGTGGCGCCGCCGCCGCGCTCAAAGAACACCCCGAACTGACGACCCAGTCGAAGAACATCATGGGCGTCGTCGTCCCGCAGATCGAGTCCAGCAAGGTCAAGAAGTCGCTCGACGAGCGTGGCTACGGTGTGATGGGGACGTCCGCCCGCATCGACGAGGCCGCCGAGGCCTACGAGGAACTGCTCGAGACCATCATCCTCGCCGCGGAGGTCGAGACGGCGATGAAGAAGATGCTCGAAGAGATCGAGACCACCAAGCGCCGCGTCAACGCCCTCGAGTTCAAGCTCCTGCCGGACCTCTACGACAACCAGGAGTACATCGAGCAGAAACTCGAAGAACAGGAGCGAGAAGAGATCTTCCGCATGAAGAAGATCAAGGCCAAGAAAGAGGCCGAAGAGGACGCCATCGCCGCCGAGGAAGCCGCCGAAGAGGAAGTCGAAGCCGTCACGGCCGACGACTGA
- a CDS encoding DUF6276 family protein, protein MSCSNCGGDTVAFPVEEALREYLPDGTVGVSLCRSCLSMDPVDDPPEAVPDLTVLGDSFPSNPAAAVPMALLVGLLDSLALNRPEITALLERVERAGTDPLLVVDRLDDAYGDDAFVDLGARRHQLAQLL, encoded by the coding sequence ATGTCCTGTTCGAACTGCGGTGGCGACACTGTCGCGTTCCCGGTCGAGGAGGCCCTGCGCGAGTACCTGCCCGACGGGACGGTCGGCGTGAGCCTCTGCCGGTCGTGCCTGTCGATGGACCCCGTCGACGACCCACCCGAGGCGGTCCCCGACCTCACCGTGCTCGGCGACAGCTTCCCGTCGAACCCCGCCGCCGCAGTCCCGATGGCGTTGCTCGTCGGGCTGCTCGACTCGCTCGCGCTCAATCGGCCGGAGATTACCGCGTTACTGGAGCGGGTGGAACGGGCCGGGACCGACCCGCTGCTCGTCGTCGACCGACTCGACGACGCCTACGGCGACGACGCGTTCGTCGACCTGGGGGCACGTCGCCACCAGCTCGCACAGTTGCTGTAA
- the prf1 gene encoding peptide chain release factor aRF-1 — MSEQQEQDQSDKQKYEFRKVIEELKGYSGSGTQLVSIYVPEDKQLSDVVAHVTQEHSEASNIKSKDTRTAVQDALTSIKDRLRYYDNPPENGMVLFSGAIDAGGGRTNMVTKSLESPPDPIESFRYHCDSEFLTEPLEEMLADKGLFGLIVLDRREANVGWLKGKRVEAVKSASSLVPGKQRKGGQSAQRFARLRLEAIDNFYQEVAGMANELFVPDRHEMDGVLVGGPSPTKDEFLDGDYLHHELQDMVLGKFDVAYTDESGLYDLVDAAQEVLAEHEILQDKQVMEEFFKQLHDGEKATYGFEQTRQNLNMGAVEQLLISEDLRKDVVAYTCENGHDEYELINSSTTTKDHDCTRCGATVDADEGDREDAIDHLMQLAEQRGTETVFISTDFEKGEQLLNAFGGVAGLLRYSTGV, encoded by the coding sequence ATGAGTGAGCAGCAGGAACAGGACCAGTCGGACAAACAGAAGTACGAGTTCCGGAAGGTCATCGAGGAGCTCAAGGGGTACAGCGGCTCGGGCACGCAGCTCGTCTCTATCTACGTCCCCGAAGACAAGCAGCTGAGCGACGTGGTGGCCCACGTCACCCAGGAGCACTCCGAGGCGTCGAACATCAAGTCCAAAGACACTCGGACGGCCGTCCAGGACGCGCTGACCTCTATCAAGGACCGCTTGCGGTACTACGACAACCCGCCGGAGAACGGGATGGTGCTGTTCTCCGGCGCTATCGACGCCGGCGGCGGCCGGACGAACATGGTCACGAAGTCACTGGAGAGCCCGCCGGACCCAATCGAGTCGTTCCGCTACCACTGCGACTCGGAGTTCCTGACCGAACCTCTAGAGGAGATGCTGGCCGACAAGGGCCTGTTCGGGCTCATCGTCCTCGACCGGCGCGAGGCCAACGTCGGCTGGCTCAAGGGGAAACGCGTCGAGGCCGTCAAGTCCGCCTCCTCGCTGGTCCCGGGCAAACAGCGCAAAGGGGGGCAGTCCGCACAGCGGTTCGCCCGCCTGCGCCTGGAGGCCATCGACAACTTCTACCAGGAGGTCGCCGGCATGGCCAACGAGCTGTTCGTCCCCGACCGCCACGAGATGGACGGCGTGCTCGTCGGCGGCCCATCGCCGACGAAAGACGAGTTCCTCGACGGCGACTACCTCCACCACGAGCTCCAGGACATGGTGCTCGGGAAGTTCGACGTGGCCTACACCGACGAGTCCGGCCTCTACGACCTCGTCGACGCCGCCCAGGAGGTGCTGGCCGAACACGAGATCCTCCAAGACAAGCAGGTCATGGAGGAGTTCTTCAAGCAACTGCACGACGGCGAGAAGGCCACCTACGGCTTCGAGCAGACCCGCCAGAACCTCAACATGGGCGCCGTCGAGCAGCTGCTCATCTCCGAGGACCTCCGGAAGGACGTCGTCGCCTACACCTGTGAGAACGGTCACGACGAGTACGAGCTCATCAACTCCTCGACGACCACGAAGGACCACGACTGCACCCGGTGTGGCGCGACCGTCGACGCCGACGAGGGCGACCGCGAGGACGCCATCGACCACCTGATGCAGCTGGCCGAGCAGCGCGGGACCGAGACGGTGTTCATCTCGACGGACTTCGAGAAAGGCGAGCAACTGCTCAACGCCTTCGGCGGCGTCGCGGGTCTGCTGCGGTACTCGACGGGCGTCTAA
- a CDS encoding MinD/ParA family ATP-binding protein translates to MAGYVCTIAGGKGGVGKTTTAVNLGAGLQELGYDVAVVDADLGMANLGAMLDVDPEKNLHDILAGEGAVSEALADAPGGLTVVPGDQSLDAFADADPANLRTVVKTLRNAYDVVLVDTGAGLSDAVGVPLGLADGIVLVTTPNDVAVSDTIKTAELAARIGGTVLGVVVTRVTRETDLAAIADRVEFPLLAVVPDDTKPTADEPTLLNAPERPASDAYRRLSEALEAVFFDGEEAEEDLEAMVDDEWFVDEDAASEDEDDQSGGVFGLFN, encoded by the coding sequence ATGGCGGGGTACGTCTGTACAATCGCGGGCGGGAAAGGCGGCGTCGGGAAGACGACGACCGCGGTCAACCTCGGTGCCGGCCTCCAGGAGCTGGGCTACGACGTCGCCGTCGTCGACGCGGACCTCGGCATGGCGAACCTCGGGGCGATGCTCGACGTCGACCCAGAGAAGAACTTACACGACATCCTCGCCGGCGAGGGCGCTGTCAGCGAGGCGCTCGCCGACGCGCCCGGCGGACTGACCGTCGTCCCCGGCGACCAGTCGCTCGACGCCTTCGCCGACGCCGACCCCGCCAACCTCCGGACGGTCGTCAAGACCCTACGGAACGCCTACGACGTGGTCCTCGTCGACACCGGCGCGGGCCTGAGCGACGCGGTCGGGGTCCCGCTGGGACTGGCCGACGGAATCGTCCTCGTGACCACACCGAACGACGTCGCCGTCAGCGACACCATCAAGACCGCCGAGCTCGCGGCCCGCATCGGCGGAACGGTCCTCGGCGTGGTCGTCACCCGCGTCACCCGCGAGACGGACCTCGCCGCCATCGCCGACCGCGTCGAGTTCCCGCTGCTCGCGGTCGTCCCGGACGACACGAAGCCGACGGCCGACGAGCCGACCCTGCTCAACGCCCCGGAGCGGCCCGCTTCGGACGCCTACAGGCGTCTGTCTGAGGCACTCGAAGCGGTGTTCTTCGATGGAGAGGAAGCCGAGGAGGACCTCGAGGCCATGGTCGACGACGAGTGGTTCGTCGACGAGGACGCGGCGTCGGAGGACGAGGACGACCAGTCCGGCGGGGTCTTCGGCCTGTTCAACTGA